A part of Oncorhynchus kisutch isolate 150728-3 linkage group LG2, Okis_V2, whole genome shotgun sequence genomic DNA contains:
- the LOC109909959 gene encoding complement C3-like translates to MWVGNLLCQAALVVALSLPTLSDGAALQVLSAPNLLRVGSNENIFVESQDHTGGPLNVKIMVKNHPMQSKELVSKSVVLDQANNFQAMTQLVIPEGDHFVDDPKQKQYVVLQAQFPDRLLEKVVLVSFQSGYIFIQTDKTIYTPGSPVYYRVFSMTPGLEPLTREIFEDKEVAEKKEIAVSVEIMTPENITIFREIVNPDKGVKSGQFILPAIVSFGTWHVVTRFQSTPQMTFSSDFEVKEYVLPSFEVSLTPGKAFFYIDDKDLTVDITARYLYNKEVTGTGYVVFGVITTENEKKSFPASLQRVEIREGKGVACLKKEHITQTFENIHNLVRQSIFVSVSVLTEGGGEMVEAEKRGIQIVTSPFTILFKRTPKYFKPGMPFDVSVYITNPDNSPANGVEIEVAPDNAKGVTRANGFAKVTLNTMASAKELPITVKTKVPGILQTRQAEATMKALPYRTSTGNFLHVGVDSNELKIGDPIKINLNLGPLTIQNHDLTYMFLSRGQLVKVGRFRRQGNALVTLSVPVSKEMLPSFRIIAYYHVGTDDLVADSVWVDVKVSCMGSLKVTSTRPKTSYEPRKAFSLTITGDPGAKVGLVAVDKGVYVLNNKHRLTQTKIWDTIEKHDTGCTAGGGADNMGVFYDAGLVFETNTAKGTGIRTDPSCPVSSRRRRAVTISDVITTMASKYNGLAKECCVDGMRDNTMGYTCDRRAQYIIDGEVCIKAFLVCCNEMATKKDEFKQDALLLSRSEEEDDDAFMRSEDIVSRSQFPESWMWEDANLPECNAQDKHCETTSIIKNNFLKDSITTWQITAISLSKTHSICVADPFEMIVLKDFFIDLKLPYSAVRNEQLEVKAILHNYSEDPITVRVELMENGEVCSSASKKGKYRQEVNMDAMSTRVVPYVIIPMKLGLHSIEVKASVKNSGSNDGVKRDLRVVAEGVLVKKENNVLLNPVKHGGEQTAHIPSGVPRNQVPNSDADTLISVTGGEQTSVLVEQAISGDSLGNLIVQPVGCGEQNMIYMTLPVIATHYLDNTKKWEDIGLDRRNTAIKYITIGYQRELAYRKEDGSYAAWIHTKSSTWLTAYVVKVFAMSSTLISVQENVLCSAVKWLILNTQQPDGIFNEFAPVYHSEMTGNVRGSDSDASMTAFVLIAMQEASSLCEKSVNSLPGSMDKAVVYLEKRLPHLTNPYAVAMTSYALANAGKLKKETLLKFASPQLDHWPVPGGHQYTLEATSYALLALVKVKAFEEAGPIVRWLNNQKKVGGGYGSTQSTIMVFQAVAEYWSNVKDLKDIDLNINLEVAGRASVTKWSINNKNQFHTRTDKVNSIDKDLTVKASGNGEATLSVVTLYYALPEEKASDCESFDLSVTLTKMDKTSHEDAMESFMLTVEVLYRNSERDATMSILDIGLLTGFIVDIGDLKMLSKGRERYIEKFEMDKVLSERGSLILYLDKVSHKLADRISFKIHRVQEVGVLQPAAISVYEYYNQKHCVKFYHPQREGGTLSRLCLGDVCTCAEESCSMQKKDEPDVNRIDKACGAGLDYVYKATVVDSKLTTHADTYTMKIDDVVKPGTDEVIAGRNRDFMGLSYCREALGLKQGKTYMIMGKSEDLHRVEENGLLQYKYVLGEQTWIEYWPSQQECTSRDYRIVCLGIDEFINQITTFGCPV, encoded by the coding sequence ATGTGGGTCGGCAACTTGCTGTGTCAGGCCGCTCTGGTTGTAGCCCTCTCCTTACCTACCTTATCTGATGGAGCTGCTCTACAAGTGTTGTCAGCTCCTAACCTGCTTCGTGTGGGCAGTAATGAGAACATCTTTGTGGAGTCTCAAGACCATACAGGAGGTCCCCTGAATGTTAAGATCATGGTGAAAAACCACCCTATGCAGAGCAAAGAGCTGGTCTCTAAATCAGTGGTTCTGGATCAAGCAAACAACTTCCAGGCTATGACACAACTGGTCATCCCAGAGGGGGACCACTTTGTGGATGACCCCAAGCAGAAGCAGTATGTGGTCCTGCAGGCCCAGTTCCCTGACCGCCTCCTGGAGAAGGTTGTCCTGGTCTCCTTCCAGTCTGGATACATCTTCATCCAGACTGACAAGACCATTTACACACCGGGCAGCCCTGTCTACTACAGAGTGTTCTCTATGACTCCTGGCCTGGAGCCTCTGACCAGGGAGATATTTGAGGACAAAGAAGTTGCAGAGAAAAAAGAGATTGCAGTCTCTGTGGAGATCATGACTCCTGAAAACATCACCATCTTCAGGGAGATCGTCAACCCAGATAAGGGAGTAAAATCTGGACAGTTCATTCTCCCTGCGATCGTCAGTTTCGGGACATGGCATGTGGTCACGAGGTTCCAGAGCACTCCTCAGATGACCTTCTCCTCTGACTTTGAAGTCAAGGAGTATGTTCTGCCCAGCTTCGAAGTTAGTCTGACCCCAGGTAAAGCCTTCTTCTACATCGACGACAAAGACTTGACCGTTGACATCACTGCCAGGTATCTATATAATAAGGAAGTGACAGGGACAGGCTATGTGGTGTTTGGTGTCATCACAACAGAGAATGAAAAAAAGAGCTTCCCCGCCTCTCTGCAGAGAGTAGAGATCAGAGAAGGTAAAGGAGTGGCTTGTCTGAAAAAGGAACACATCACACAGACTTTCGAAAACATCCATAATCTGGTCAGACAATCCATCTTTGTATCAGTCAGCGTGTTAACAGAGGGTGGGGGTGAGATGGtagaggcagagaagagagggatccaGATCGTCACATCGCCATTCACCATCCTCTTCAAGAGAACTCCCAAATACTTCAAACCTGGCATGCCCTTTGATGTTTCGGTTTACATTACGAATCCCGACAACTCTCCAGCCAATGGAGTGGAGATTGAGGTGGCTCCAGATAATGCTAAAGGGGTGACCAGGGCTAATGGCTTTGCCAAAGTTACACTTAACACCATGGCATCGGCCAAAGAGCTGCCAATCACTGTGAAGACCAAGGTCCCGGGTATCCTCCAAACCAGACAGGCGGAGGCCACCATGAAGGCTCTCCCTTACAGGACTTCCACCGGGAACTTCCTCCATGTTGGGGTTGACTCTAATGAGCTGAAAATAGGAGACCCCATTAAGATCAATCTGAACCTGGGACCCCTCACCATCCAAAACCATGACCTTACATACATGTTCCTGAGTAGAGGTCAGCTGGTGAAAGTGGGCAGATTCAGAAGACAGGGCAATgcgctggtgacactgtcagtgccCGTCTCCAAGGAAATGCTTCCGTCGTTCCGCATCATAGCGTACTACCATGTGGGAACAGATGACCTGGTGGCAGACTCTGTCTGGGTTGACGTCAAGGTCTCTTGCATGGGCTCGCTGAAAGTGACGTCGACCAGGCCCAAGACATCCTATGAGCCTCGTAAGGCTTTCAGTCTGACCATCACTGGAGACCCGGGAGCTAAAGTAGGACTGGTGGCTGTAGACAAGGGAGTCTACGTTCTCAACAACAAACACCGTCTCACACAGACCAAGATCTGGGACACCATAGAGAAGCATGATACAGGATGTACAGCTGGAGGGGGAGCAGACAATATGGGGGTGTTCTATGATGCTGGTCTGGTATTCGAGACCAACACCGCTAAAGGGACTGGGATCAGAACAGACCCCAGCTGTCCTGTTAGTTCCAGGCGGAGACGAGCAGTGACCATCAGTGACGTCATCACTACTATGGCCAGTAAGTACAATGGTCTGGCCAAGGAGTGTTGTGTGGACGGGATGAGGGACAACACCATGGGGTACACCTGTGACAGACGGGCCCAGTACATCATAGATGGGGAAGTCTGCATCAAAGCCTTCCTCGTCTGCTGCAATGAGATGGCCACAAAAAAGGATGAATTCAAACAGGATGCACTGCTGCTCTCACGCagtgaagaggaggatgatgatgctTTCATGCGGTCTGAAGACATTGTGTCTCGTAGTCAGTTCCCTGAGAGCTGGATGTGGGAAGACGCCAATCTTCCTGAATGCAACGCCCAAGATAAGCACTGCGAGAccacgtctataataaagaacaACTTCCTGAAAGATTCCATCACAACCTGGCAGATAACAGCCATCAGCCTGTCTAAAACTCATAGCATCTGTGTGGCAGATCCGTTTGAGATGATAGTTCTAAAGGATTTCTTTATTGACCTAAAGCTGCCCTACTCAGCTGTCCGCAACGAACAGCTGGAGGTCAAAGCAATCCTCCACAACTACAGCGAAGACCCCATCACTGTGCGTGTTGAGCTGATGGAGAATGGCGAGGTGTGCAGCTCGGCAAGCAAGAAGGGTAAGTACAGGCAGGAAGTGAACATGGACGCCATGTCCACCCGGGTTGTCCCCTATGTAATCATCCCTATGAAGCTGGGCCTGCACTCCATTGAGGTCAAGGCATCAGTGAAAAACTCTGGCAGCAATGACGGTGTGAAGAGGGACCTGCGCGTTGTGGCTGAGGGAGTGCTGGTCAAGAAGGAAAACAACGTACTCCTGAACCCGGTTAAACATGGTGGTGAGCAGACGGCACACATACCCAGTGGAGTGCCCCGGAACCAGGTGCCAAACTCTGATGCTGACACACTGATCAGTGTGACAGGTGGAGAGCAGACCAGTGTGCTGGTGGAGCAGGCCATCAGTGGAGACTCTCTGGGCAATCTGATAGTTCAGCCAGTCGGATGTGGGGAACAGAACATGATCTACATGACCCTGCCTGTCATTGCTACACACTACTTGGACAACACCAAAAAGTGGGAGGATATtggcctggacagaaggaacacaGCCATCAAGTACATCACCATTGGTTACCAACGTGAGCTGGCCTACCGTAAAGAAGATGGCTCCTACGCTGCCTGGATCCACACAAAGAGCAGCACCTGGCTGACAGCGTATGTAGTCAAGGTGTTTGCCATGTCCAGTACATTGATCAGTGTTCAGGAAAATGTGCTATGTAGTGCTGTCAAGTGGCTGATCTTGAACACACAACAGCCAGACGGCATCTTCAATGAGTTTGCTCCTGTCTACCACTCAGAGATGACGGGTAACGTGAGGGGTTCGGACAGTGATGCATCCATGACAGCCTTTGTTCTCATCGCCATGCAGGAAGCAAGCTCACTGTGTGAGAAGTCTGTCAACAGCCTACCAGGCAGTATGGATAAGGCAGTAGTGTACCTCGAGAAGCGTCTTCCCCACCTCACGAACCCCTATGCTGTAGCTATGACTTCCTATGCTCTGGCcaatgcagggaaactcaaaaAGGAGACCCTACTGAAGTTCGCCTCTCCACAGCTGGACCACTGGCCAGTCCCAGGTGGTCACCAGTACACGCTGGAGGCCACTTCGTATGCCCTGCTTGCCCTGGTCAAGGTGAAGGCCTTCGAAGAGGCCGGCCCAATAGTCAGGTGGCTTAACAATCAGAAGAAAGTGGGAGGGGGATACGGATCCACACAGTCCACCATCATGGTGTTCCAGGCTGTGGCTGAGTATTGGAGCAACGTGAAGGACCTGAAAGACATTGACTTGAACATCAACCTAGAGGTGGCCGGCAGGGCATCCGTCACCAAGTGGTCCATCAACAACAAGAACCAGTTCCACACTCGTACAGACAAGGTCAACTCCATAGACAAGGACTTGACAGTAAAAGCCTCAGGAAATGGTGAGGCGACCTTGTCGGTGGTGACACTGTACTATGCCCTGCCAGAAGAGAAGGCCAGTGACTGTGAAAGCTTTGACCTCTCTGTCACCCTCACTAAGATGGACAAAACAAGCCACGAGGATGCCATGGAGTCGTTTATGCTCACTGTTGAGGTGTTGTATCGTAACTCAGAGAGAGATGCGACCATGTCTATCCTGGACATCGGCTTGCTGACCGGCTTCATCGTAGACATAGGTGATCTGAAAATGTTGTCCAAGGGGAGGGAGCGCTACATAGAGAAGTTTGAGATGGACAAAGTTCTGTCTGAAAGAGGATCTCTCATCCTCTATCTGGACAAGGTGTCCCATAAGTTAGCAGACAGAATATCCTTTAAGATTCACAGAGTACAGGAAGTAGGAGTTCTACAGCCTGCTGCCATCTCTGTATACGAATACTACAACCAAAAGCACTGTGTCAAGTTCTACcacccacagagggagggtggaaCTCTGAGCAGACTGTGTCTTGGAGACGTGTGCACGTGTGCTGAAGAGAGCTGCAGTATGCAGAAGAAAGATGAGCCTGATGTCAACCGCATAGACAAAGCCTGCGGTGCAGGACTGGATTATGTTTACAAAGCTACGGTGGTGGACTCTAAGCTGACGACACACGCAGATACATACACCATGAAGATCGATGACGTCGTCAAGCCAGGTACTGATGAGGTAATAGCGGGAAGGAATCGTGACTTCATGGGACTATCTTACTGTAGAGAGGCTCTGGGTCTAAAGCAGGGGAAAACATACATGATTATGGGGAAGTCTGAAGACCTGCACAGAGTGGAGGAAAATGGACTGTTGCAGTACAAGTATGTCCTAGGAGAACAGACATGGATAGAGTACTGGCCCTCACAACAAGAGTGCACGTCCAGAGACTACAGAATAGTCTGTCTGGGCATCGATGAGTTCATTAACCAGATCACAACGTTCGGCTGCCCTGTTTAG